From Pseudodesulfovibrio nedwellii:
TTCAAACATCGCATCGATCACATCCGTGAAGAAAACGGTGCGTATTTCGACGGCTCGGATAAAACCCGCGGCCATGCACAGAAGACTCAGGACGCATGCTTCAACATCCTCCAGCCCTTCCAGTCCGGGCCGGAAGCAGGCATGTATCCTACCATGACAATCGGCGACTAGACTGTCTGGAAATCGCCACGGTATTCACATTGATTTGAGGAGAAAGTAACAATGTCCCAATCCCTGACCCAGGCCTTTGGCAGAAACTTTCTCGGCAACGCGCCGAGCTGGTACAAGTTAGCCATTCTGGCTTTTCTTGTCATCAACCCGATTCTTGTCTACACCGTCGGTCCGTTTATAGCGGGCTGGGTGTTGATCGCCGAATTCATCTTCACCTTGGCAATGGCTTTGAAATGCTATCCGTTGCCTCCGGGTGGTCTGCTGGCCATTCAGGCAGTTTTTCTTGGCCTGACCAAACCAGAAACGGTCTACCATGAAGCACTAAACAACTTTGAAGTCATCCTGCTCCTGATCTTCATGGTCGCAGGCATCTACTTCATGAAAGACTTCCTGCAATTCACCTTCACCCGCATCCTGACCAAAGTACGCTCAAAAATCGTCATCTCCCTGCTGTTCTGTTTTGCAGGCGCATTCCTGTCCGCTTTCCTCGATGCTTTGACCGTTACCGCTGTCATCATCGCCGTGGCCTACGGGTTCTATAATGTCTATCATCGATACGCCTCCGGCAAAACAATGAGCTGCTCCCATGACCTCTGTTCCGATGAGGCCGTCAAAGAAGCTGCCCGCCAGGAACTTCTGGACTTTCGAGCCTTTCTGCGCAACCTGATGATGCACGGTGCAGTTGGTACTGCTCTCGGTGGCGTCTGCACTATCGTTGGTGAGCCACAGAACCTGCTCATCGGTTCCGAAATGGGCTGGCACTTCATTCCTTTCTTCCTCAAAGTTGCTCCTGTCTCCATGCCCGTGCTCGCCACTGGCCTGTTGACCTGTGTGCTCGTGGAAAAGTTCCATATCTTCGGATACGGTGCACAAATGCCGGGCAATATCCGCTCACATTTGCTTGAAACCGCCATTCAAATGGAAGAAAAACGCGGCATGCGCGGCAAAGCCAAATTGATCGTTCAGGCCCTGATCGGTGTCTGGTTAATCGTTTCTTTGGCCATGCATCTGGCCGCTGTCGGTATCATCGGCCTGTCTGTCATCGTTCTGTTGACCTGTTTCAACGGTTTCACTGATGAACACCAGCTTGGACCAGCATTCGAAGAGGCTCTGCCTTTCACCGCCCTGCTCGTGGTTTTCTTCTCCATTGTCGGTGTCATCCACGACCAACATCTGTTCGCTCCGGTCATGGACATCGTTCTGTCCATGAAGGGACAAACACAGCTCGCAGCCTACTATGTGGCTAACGGTGTCCTGTCCATGATCTCGGACAATGTGTTTGTGGCGACTGTGTACATCTCGGAAACCAAGATGCACTTCACCAACCTGCTCGGCACCTTCCCCGGTGTGGAAGATAGCGTCGCTCTCATGGAAAGGCTGACCGACGGTCATCTGGACCGCGCACAGACCATTTTGTCTCTGCCCGCAGCCATCCAGGGTCAGGTTACCGACATGATGAACCACTTCGACAAGCTGGCAGTCGCCATTAATACGGGTACCAACATCCCGTCCGTGGCAACTCCCAACGGTCAGGCCGCCTTCCTATTCCTGCTGACATCGGCTCTTGCCCCGGTCATCAGGCTCTCATACGGCCGCATGGTTGTACTGGCTCTGCCTTACACCATCACAATGTCGATAATGGGTCTCATCGCCACCTACTACTTCATGTAATTCAAACGCACGAAAAATAAAAAGGGTCTGCACTGTGTGCGGACCCTTTTTTTCTGTCATATATTAATTTCGAAAAGAGATCTCGACACCCTAAAATTAAAAAGATGGCTCAATATAAGAACTCTACATCGCATCAAAATAAACAAAATGCACCATGCTCGACATGATACGCTTTATTGACTGGTTTAAAACACAACCAATCCTGCGGTCCTCAGCTCTACTGAGGCCATATATATCGCGACGAATAAATCGCTTATATGTCAAACGTGTCCGCTAGGCGTCATTCACCTTGGGAGAATCTGTCAAATGCTCCTTGCACAGCCAGATAAGAGACTGATGCTTGGTATCAAAATGGGGATGAACACCGTGGTTCGTTCCGCAAACAGCGCACGTATGTTCGGCTTCCCATTCGCACTGCGGATAGCAGTCCATATTGTTGAGCATCTGATTGAACCGGCTGATAATTGGAAACATGGGATGATCCGCATGTCTCCGCCGGTCCTTACTGTTCAGTTTCCCGTTGTCGTTCACCTTGACCGTAATCATGCGGGAACGATTAATGAGACCTTCCTTTTTGTTCATGACAATCTTGGTCGGCTCTTCCCATCGACAAATAATCCGTTTTCGGTCCTGATCAAAACGCATAGACATGGCATCCTCCTTGGCGCGGCTTTTCGTTCCTTCTCTGCCGCGTTCGTTTGGATTCACACCGCCGTGCATCACCCTCTCTGAAACCGATTCGATCCAATCCAATTTCCTAAACGACATAATCCAAAGCCTTACGGCCTGCTGCAACCTTCTTCACGAAAGCAACGCATGCCTGATGCTCAGGATGGCCCTGATAATGATTCAAAGCATCCACGTCGTCATGTTCCGAACACAAAACAATGTGGCATTCCGGCTCAGCAGCAACTATGTCATTACTGACTTCAATATGCTGCAACCCTTCAATTCGCCCGTTGAGCAATTCCAGCATCTCTTTCATTTTTGCCCCGTTCTCCTGGGCAGATGCTCCCTCGGCTTCCTCTTTCAACGTCCACATTACTATATGTCTAATCATTATTTTTTTCCTTTATTCTTTCCTCAATAATTACAAAATCATAGCCGAAATACTAAAAAAAGGACATTTGTATACTTAATTCACAATAAGCATTTTCGGACTATTTGTCACCCTGCCACGCCAAATACAGAGAGAAAGAGTGGTACCTACAACCAAATACAAACCACTCTGGGAAAAAGGACAAAACTTGACATTATCAACCAAAGGCCCATCCTTTGCATATGTTTCGAGTAGTTTGAAAACACTTTGCATGAAGGGTGCCACCGCCGAGGATATATGAACAAATTGAAATGGACTTTACTCATTCTCGCCATATTCTGGCTGCTGCCGGGGTTGGCCGCTGCGGAAAAGCCAAAGAAAAGTATTCTGTACCTCAATTCCTACCACCACGGATACAGATGGTCTGACTCAATTCTTGAAGGCGTCCGTTCAGTGCTGGATAAAAGCCAATACAAAATCGACCTCCAAATTGAATATATGGATGCCAAGCGGTATAATTATGAAGACGTTACCGCCTTATTTCTTCGGCTCTATAAAGAAAAATTTGCGAACAAACAGTTTGACGCAGTCATGGTTTCCGACAATGACGCTTTCACGTTTGCCAGCCAATATAGGGGCGAACTTTTCCCCGGAGTTCCAATCATTTTCAGCGGCGTTAATGACTTTAAAGCCAATGATTTGAAACAGGATAATATTACCGGAATTGTTGAATTATTCGACATGGCCAAGACTCTGGAAGTAGCATTAAAGCTTCATCCGGAAAAGAAACGTATGGTCGTAGTCGGCGATTCATCTACGGCAGGAACAACCATCAAACATCAAATCGAAGCAGTTGTTCCGCAGTTCAAAGACAGGCTGGTCGTTGATTACTGGATTGATATGTCCATGCGAACTGTTCTGGATCGCGTAAGCACCCTTCCAAAAGACACATTTCTGTTCGCCATTCCATCGTATCAAGTCATCAATGGTCGCTTTTCGACAGCTCAAGAAGTTGTCGAATCCATTTACGAATATTCCAGCGTACCCATTTATACATGCTGGGAGTTCCTGCTTGGTCACGGTACTGTCGGCGGACGCATGATTTCAGGCTATCTCCATGGTCAAACAGCCGCCAAAGTAACACTCAAAGTGCTCAGTGGCATTCCAGCAGATTCTATCAAGGTTGCCAGAACTCCCATGGGTGAATATCTCTTTGATTACAACGTCATGAAACGACTCAAAATTCAAGAGAACCAACTTCCTGAAGGCAGCCGAATTATTAATGCACCCAAAGCATTTTACGAACTGCCAAAAGAACTTTTCTGGACCATCATGATCAGTTTTGCCTTGCTTCTCCTCATTCTCATATTCCTAATTATGGGCATGCTCGAACGCCGTAAGGTCGAACGCAAAGTCAAAGACCAGCTTGCCTTCCAACAAACCCTGATGGACACCGTTCCACAACTTGTTTCTTTGAAAGACGTAAAAGGCCGTTATCTTGGGACAAACCGAGCATTTGCTGAATTTTTCGGTATGGAAAGCAGTCATAGCGCAAACCGCAAAACTTCCCGAGACGTCATGCGGGACCCTGATTACATTGACTGGGCCGTGGGGGCAGACAAGGCTGTCATCCACAACCAGCATGCTTTCAGAAAAGTCAGACGGAAACTTTTGGATGCCAACGGTGATCCCGCATGGATTGAAGTCAACAAAGTCCCAATCAACGATCGTTCCGGCCAAATTGTCGGCGTGCTCAGTACCGCAGAAAATATCACTAAAGAGCGCAACCTGGAAAAACAACTTCTGCAATCCCAAAAGATGGAAGCTATCGGCACTCTTGCCGGTGGTATCGCTCATGATTTCAACAATATACTCACATCCATCATCAACTCCACAGAATTAGCTGTAGGGGATATCGACCCTGATACGGTCACAGGTAAAGACTTGAAACGAGTGCTCAAAGCAGCTCGAAGGGGTGGACGTGTCGTGAAGCAAATTCTTGCTTTCAGCCGACCGTCAACGGAAGGATTC
This genomic window contains:
- the nhaB gene encoding sodium/proton antiporter NhaB; this encodes MSQSLTQAFGRNFLGNAPSWYKLAILAFLVINPILVYTVGPFIAGWVLIAEFIFTLAMALKCYPLPPGGLLAIQAVFLGLTKPETVYHEALNNFEVILLLIFMVAGIYFMKDFLQFTFTRILTKVRSKIVISLLFCFAGAFLSAFLDALTVTAVIIAVAYGFYNVYHRYASGKTMSCSHDLCSDEAVKEAARQELLDFRAFLRNLMMHGAVGTALGGVCTIVGEPQNLLIGSEMGWHFIPFFLKVAPVSMPVLATGLLTCVLVEKFHIFGYGAQMPGNIRSHLLETAIQMEEKRGMRGKAKLIVQALIGVWLIVSLAMHLAAVGIIGLSVIVLLTCFNGFTDEHQLGPAFEEALPFTALLVVFFSIVGVIHDQHLFAPVMDIVLSMKGQTQLAAYYVANGVLSMISDNVFVATVYISETKMHFTNLLGTFPGVEDSVALMERLTDGHLDRAQTILSLPAAIQGQVTDMMNHFDKLAVAINTGTNIPSVATPNGQAAFLFLLTSALAPVIRLSYGRMVVLALPYTITMSIMGLIATYYFM
- a CDS encoding Dabb family protein; translated protein: MIRHIVMWTLKEEAEGASAQENGAKMKEMLELLNGRIEGLQHIEVSNDIVAAEPECHIVLCSEHDDVDALNHYQGHPEHQACVAFVKKVAAGRKALDYVV
- a CDS encoding hybrid sensor histidine kinase/response regulator, translated to MNKLKWTLLILAIFWLLPGLAAAEKPKKSILYLNSYHHGYRWSDSILEGVRSVLDKSQYKIDLQIEYMDAKRYNYEDVTALFLRLYKEKFANKQFDAVMVSDNDAFTFASQYRGELFPGVPIIFSGVNDFKANDLKQDNITGIVELFDMAKTLEVALKLHPEKKRMVVVGDSSTAGTTIKHQIEAVVPQFKDRLVVDYWIDMSMRTVLDRVSTLPKDTFLFAIPSYQVINGRFSTAQEVVESIYEYSSVPIYTCWEFLLGHGTVGGRMISGYLHGQTAAKVTLKVLSGIPADSIKVARTPMGEYLFDYNVMKRLKIQENQLPEGSRIINAPKAFYELPKELFWTIMISFALLLLILIFLIMGMLERRKVERKVKDQLAFQQTLMDTVPQLVSLKDVKGRYLGTNRAFAEFFGMESSHSANRKTSRDVMRDPDYIDWAVGADKAVIHNQHAFRKVRRKLLDANGDPAWIEVNKVPINDRSGQIVGVLSTAENITKERNLEKQLLQSQKMEAIGTLAGGIAHDFNNILTSIINSTELAVGDIDPDTVTGKDLKRVLKAARRGGRVVKQILAFSRPSTEGFRSTDVGAVITEVLGLMESSMPRNIEVRSTIASSLAHVHADPTQIHQVAMNLCTNSFHALRETGGRIDVRLDQADLAEDDADMLGLIPGEYVRLVIEDNGPGIPPDILDKIFDPFFSTKDKTEGTGLGLAVVHGIVRSHKGGLQVTPRRGGGTAFFIYLPKCEENQALKGPAANTSSSVGAHILFVEDDHDQLHTTPRLLETMGCRVVALDNAEAAAAMVSNGPNSFDLVITDYDMPDVSGTQLAAQLADIEPNLPIILVSGREDAATAAAHLPNIQRVVIKPYDKKDLSQAINSVLTMTEGE